From a region of the Petrotoga sibirica DSM 13575 genome:
- a CDS encoding sigma-70 family RNA polymerase sigma factor — MIKNEKSLDLESKSRDFSQTDKSSNMKKYSLSLTIKKSPNVLTNEILRKIKKKLAKDKSTVTFEEIDESIPSQMREDFTSEFLITFYNELKKSNISVVDGSSDNFCEDDEEKELEVNEEFNDSEEYEEIFEDFAHVEVEMCDNISLQDPIKIYLKEISKSKLLTPSRERKLARRAQMGDKRAREELIKANLRLVISIAKRYVGHGLGFLDLIQEGNIGLMKAVAKFDWKKGYKFSTYSYWWIRQAITRAIADQGRTVRIPVHLVETINRMNRVVNKYVQENGEMPDLEELSVLMDKPVDKMKEVLISAKNIFSLNAPISNDVDAEGETEVLDFIDSDSPTPDEEGRKMIIRQKMEMIIDTLSPKEAMILKMRYGFVDGKQKTLEEVGEFFNVTRERIRQIESKSIRKLKHPARKKMIENIMREY; from the coding sequence ATGATAAAAAATGAAAAAAGTTTGGACCTTGAATCGAAAAGTCGAGATTTTTCACAAACTGATAAAAGCTCAAACATGAAAAAATATTCTTTATCTTTAACTATTAAAAAGAGTCCTAATGTACTCACTAATGAAATATTAAGAAAAATCAAAAAAAAGCTAGCTAAAGATAAGAGCACAGTAACCTTTGAAGAGATTGATGAATCTATACCTAGCCAAATGCGTGAGGATTTTACGTCAGAATTTTTAATAACCTTTTACAATGAATTAAAAAAATCTAATATTTCTGTAGTAGATGGCTCTTCAGATAATTTCTGTGAAGATGATGAAGAAAAAGAGTTAGAGGTCAACGAAGAGTTTAATGATTCTGAAGAATACGAAGAGATTTTCGAAGATTTTGCTCATGTTGAAGTCGAGATGTGTGATAACATTTCGTTGCAGGATCCTATTAAAATATATCTTAAAGAGATTAGTAAGAGCAAATTATTAACCCCTTCAAGAGAAAGAAAGCTAGCAAGAAGGGCGCAGATGGGAGATAAAAGAGCCAGAGAGGAACTTATAAAAGCTAATCTTAGATTAGTCATTAGTATTGCAAAAAGGTATGTTGGCCATGGATTAGGCTTTTTGGATCTCATACAAGAAGGAAATATTGGTTTGATGAAAGCTGTCGCTAAGTTCGACTGGAAAAAGGGTTACAAATTCTCCACTTATTCTTATTGGTGGATACGCCAGGCTATAACAAGAGCTATTGCGGATCAAGGAAGGACTGTAAGAATCCCGGTTCATTTGGTAGAAACGATAAATAGAATGAATAGGGTAGTAAATAAGTATGTTCAAGAAAATGGTGAAATGCCTGATTTGGAAGAACTCTCTGTTTTGATGGACAAACCAGTAGATAAGATGAAAGAGGTATTAATTAGTGCGAAAAATATATTCTCCTTAAATGCTCCAATTTCTAACGATGTAGACGCGGAAGGAGAAACTGAGGTACTCGATTTTATTGACTCTGATTCACCTACCCCCGATGAAGAAGGAAGGAAGATGATTATTCGTCAAAAAATGGAAATGATCATTGATACGCTCTCACCTAAGGAAGCTATGATTTTAAAAATGAGATATGGCTTCGTAGACGGGAAGCAAAAAACGCTTGAAGAAGTTGGAGAATTTTTTAACGTAACAAGAGAAAGAATAAGGCAGATAGAGTCCAAATCTATTAGGAAGTTAAAACATCCTGCTAGAAAAAAGATGATAGAAAATATTATGCGGGAATATTAG
- the jag gene encoding RNA-binding cell elongation regulator Jag/EloR, with translation MLKLQGATKFEGTDLESVLEIAKTNFNASCIDEISYKIIQEPSKGFLGIGKKPLIIEAYPNEKYLINRVKNFLKNILSYFEEDVDININYHNKNLKVFLEGENLGKVIGKQGRNLGALQHLTMIYVNRMTDTKCDVKLDVGDYRKNRKKNLELIADNAAKKAIMTNDKVELAPMFSFERKIIHKYINYNYPRLRTVSMGLEPYRKVVIYPSKNGHN, from the coding sequence TTGCTTAAATTACAAGGTGCGACAAAATTTGAAGGAACTGATTTAGAATCGGTTTTAGAAATAGCAAAAACAAATTTTAACGCCTCATGTATCGATGAGATTTCTTATAAGATTATTCAAGAACCTTCCAAGGGGTTTCTAGGGATAGGTAAAAAACCTCTCATCATCGAAGCTTATCCTAATGAAAAATATCTTATCAATAGAGTAAAAAATTTTTTGAAAAATATTCTTTCTTATTTTGAAGAAGATGTTGATATCAATATAAATTATCACAACAAGAACTTGAAAGTTTTTTTAGAAGGGGAAAACTTGGGTAAAGTAATAGGTAAACAAGGGCGGAACCTTGGAGCTCTACAGCATTTAACCATGATATATGTTAATAGAATGACAGATACCAAGTGTGATGTTAAATTGGATGTAGGTGATTATAGAAAGAATAGAAAAAAAAACCTAGAACTAATAGCTGACAATGCTGCTAAAAAGGCAATAATGACTAATGACAAGGTAGAATTGGCCCCCATGTTTTCTTTTGAAAGGAAAATAATTCACAAGTACATTAATTATAATTATCCGAGATTACGCACCGTTTCTATGGGGTTAGAACCTTATAGAAAAGTAGTAATTTACCCTTCAAAGAATGGTCATAATTAA
- the yidC gene encoding membrane protein insertase YidC codes for MKKGLFFLMLLLFLNVMTFAIPEIIVSESSLNKEINIEMKLYRLKLDQSGHILNFELYDSRAKKYELVYEYTGDSYDILDTQNMTEILPSTYNIRLAEDQSFIELNYFFPNGGQKIYKFYNDPYYHFDVQFKNLNGYVVLPSISFSSGIRLSGNVFVSYIDKSVSTGEALDYTLAIYTPKEIEFSQNQYLFPLNYSDQKIISYLGPTKKIFIKETFDGIEEGNTYSTIIDLMQDLGKFGPISNIFYWFVTFFWWLFKVTGNFGWAIILFTLIVNAILFPVYGKQKKSMIEMKQLQPELDKIKKKYKNPQKQQEETMKLYKEKGMNPAGGCLTSLIPLPIMIILWQVIYYFEGSYAYNRRFLLWTDLSQGGFQANFFLLLIAIIASLINALLMSQDARSAWTSVIMSVVFPFILIGLPVGVFVYYSLNMVIQTLLTFVYNRIYNVKGITIRQLVGLGPKPVRR; via the coding sequence TTGAAAAAAGGATTGTTTTTTTTAATGTTACTATTATTTTTGAACGTTATGACCTTTGCAATACCTGAGATAATCGTATCAGAGAGTTCACTGAATAAAGAAATTAACATTGAAATGAAATTATATAGACTTAAATTAGACCAAAGTGGGCATATTCTAAATTTCGAACTTTACGATAGCAGAGCTAAAAAATATGAATTAGTTTATGAGTACACAGGAGATAGTTACGATATTTTAGATACTCAAAATATGACAGAAATTTTACCAAGTACCTATAATATAAGATTGGCGGAAGATCAAAGTTTTATCGAATTAAACTACTTTTTCCCCAACGGAGGACAGAAGATTTATAAGTTTTACAACGATCCATACTATCATTTTGATGTTCAATTTAAAAATTTGAATGGATATGTTGTTTTACCTAGCATATCCTTTTCTTCTGGAATAAGACTTAGTGGCAATGTCTTTGTTTCATACATTGATAAATCTGTCTCAACAGGTGAAGCTTTAGATTACACACTAGCAATCTATACCCCAAAAGAGATAGAATTCTCTCAAAACCAATACTTATTCCCATTAAATTATTCAGATCAAAAAATAATCTCATATTTAGGTCCAACCAAAAAAATTTTTATAAAAGAAACGTTTGACGGTATAGAAGAAGGAAATACTTATTCTACTATAATCGATTTAATGCAGGATTTAGGGAAGTTTGGACCTATTTCTAATATTTTCTATTGGTTCGTGACATTTTTTTGGTGGTTATTTAAAGTAACAGGTAATTTCGGTTGGGCTATAATACTCTTTACCTTGATAGTAAATGCAATATTATTCCCCGTATATGGAAAACAAAAGAAATCCATGATCGAAATGAAACAGTTACAACCAGAGCTTGACAAAATAAAGAAAAAATATAAGAACCCTCAAAAACAACAAGAAGAAACAATGAAATTATACAAGGAAAAAGGTATGAACCCCGCTGGAGGATGTTTGACTTCTTTGATCCCTTTGCCCATTATGATCATACTGTGGCAAGTAATCTATTATTTTGAAGGCAGTTACGCATACAACCGAAGATTTCTTTTGTGGACAGATCTTTCTCAAGGTGGTTTTCAAGCTAATTTTTTCTTACTATTAATCGCGATAATTGCTTCTTTAATAAATGCTCTTTTAATGTCACAAGATGCCAGGAGCGCATGGACTTCTGTAATTATGTCAGTTGTATTTCCTTTCATTTTAATAGGGTTACCGGTTGGAGTATTCGTTTATTATTCACTGAACATGGTAATACAAACCTTATTAACTTTTGTGTACAATAGGATTTATAACGTCAAAGGTATTACGATTAGACAACTCGTTGGTTTGGGTCCGAAGCCTGTCAGGAGGTGA
- the yidD gene encoding membrane protein insertion efficiency factor YidD, with protein MKKLILKMIDFYRKHISPATPPKCIYLPTCSSYTYEAVEKFGVFKGLYLGFRRFIRCNPLHKGGYDPVPEKFYFFVHKQEKNKQHRRSV; from the coding sequence ATGAAAAAGCTTATCCTCAAAATGATAGATTTTTATAGAAAACATATATCCCCCGCAACCCCTCCCAAATGTATTTATCTACCGACCTGTTCATCTTATACCTACGAAGCGGTGGAAAAGTTCGGAGTATTTAAAGGTTTGTATTTGGGATTTAGGCGTTTTATCAGATGTAACCCCTTACACAAAGGGGGCTATGACCCTGTCCCCGAAAAGTTTTATTTTTTTGTTCATAAGCAAGAAAAAAATAAACAACACAGAAGGAGTGTATGA
- the rnpA gene encoding ribonuclease P protein component, which produces MEEQTFKKKEHLRLKRNFKNVFEKGGRLIDNNFVIIYVRNTMDYNRIAIIVNKKFGKAVVRNSVKRFIREIYRTNKTFFPIGYDFVFIPRKELSKNFRRIDYFQMKGQILNLVRKIKE; this is translated from the coding sequence ATGGAAGAACAAACCTTCAAGAAAAAAGAACATTTACGATTAAAAAGGAATTTCAAAAATGTTTTCGAAAAGGGTGGGCGTTTAATTGACAATAATTTTGTTATAATATACGTTCGAAATACTATGGATTATAACAGAATCGCCATAATTGTGAACAAAAAATTTGGCAAGGCGGTCGTAAGAAACTCAGTTAAAAGATTCATCAGGGAGATATATAGAACCAACAAAACTTTTTTTCCCATAGGATACGATTTCGTATTTATTCCAAGAAAAGAATTATCGAAAAATTTTAGAAGAATAGATTATTTCCAAATGAAAGGTCAAATTTTAAATTTGGTGAGGAAGATAAAAGAATGA
- the rpmH gene encoding 50S ribosomal protein L34, with product MKRTYQPSRIKRKRTHGFLARKRTSSGRNVLRRRRAKGRARLTV from the coding sequence ATGAAGAGAACATATCAGCCATCAAGAATAAAGAGAAAAAGAACGCATGGTTTTTTAGCTAGAAAAAGAACATCAAGTGGAAGAAATGTTTTAAGAAGAAGAAGAGCAAAAGGCAGAGCACGTTTAACAGTATAA
- a CDS encoding damage-control phosphatase ARMT1 family protein, with translation MNIDYECINCLLNHSSELMTKINASSSESSNNIFDNYKSVILKTLGDVVPSNTSYNLVKTFYDSFYDAFGENDYFHTEKVDLNQLFLEVYDDLLDFCFSSKDPLYSAFKLSLMGELFCHNSGNSFGELEIEIQNFFNTKAVAINDLEKFKKELENAHFLLFIHNYAGEIVFDKLFIRVMKELNPNLIVHSALKSRPVYKCATKKDADQIFLKEVSIPFDSGSEYLGTDLSFVSPSFKNIYNEADIVIAKGQSNFESLADKNTKKLIYYSFVVKCAKIANHLDVNKEDLIFKRSRVIGLN, from the coding sequence ATGAATATAGATTATGAATGTATTAATTGCCTTTTAAATCATTCTTCTGAGTTAATGACTAAAATTAATGCTAGTTCTTCGGAGTCATCTAATAACATTTTTGATAATTACAAAAGTGTCATTCTAAAAACATTAGGTGATGTGGTTCCTTCCAATACATCTTATAATTTAGTAAAAACATTTTATGATTCTTTTTATGATGCTTTTGGTGAAAATGATTACTTTCATACAGAAAAAGTTGACTTAAATCAACTTTTTTTAGAGGTCTATGATGATCTGTTGGATTTTTGTTTTTCTAGCAAAGATCCTCTGTATAGTGCATTTAAATTATCACTGATGGGTGAGCTTTTTTGCCACAATTCGGGGAATTCCTTTGGTGAGTTAGAGATAGAAATCCAAAATTTTTTTAATACAAAGGCAGTAGCAATAAACGATTTAGAAAAATTCAAAAAAGAATTGGAAAATGCCCATTTTTTGCTTTTTATTCATAATTATGCTGGGGAAATAGTTTTTGACAAGTTATTTATAAGGGTCATGAAAGAATTAAACCCCAACTTGATAGTTCATTCTGCTTTGAAATCTCGCCCAGTTTACAAATGTGCAACTAAAAAAGATGCCGATCAAATTTTTTTAAAAGAGGTTTCTATTCCTTTTGATAGTGGATCTGAATATTTGGGCACCGATTTAAGCTTCGTTAGTCCATCTTTCAAAAATATCTACAATGAAGCAGATATTGTAATAGCTAAAGGACAATCTAACTTTGAAAGTTTGGCTGATAAAAATACAAAAAAATTAATTTATTATTCTTTCGTTGTTAAATGTGCAAAAATTGCTAATCATCTTGATGTGAACAAAGAAGATTTAATATTTAAACGGAGCCGAGTTATTGGTCTCAATTAA
- a CDS encoding 5'-nucleotidase C-terminal domain-containing protein, with protein MKRVLGVLVVMILALSVFAGPNHLVIFHMNDTHGHVWGTDDGGGFARAATLINQAREEVAKEGGEVLFLHAGDVNTGIPESDQLDAVPDFLVLHYMGLDAMVLGNHEFDKPFEVLEKQYKVAQFPFLGANFVNEKSERPVFEPYVIKDYGEFSVGIIGLVTEQTNVLEPIYLGENTIIDAEETLIKYLPIVQEKADIVVVLGHLGYHVDGERPNLSVEFTTSDELAENVSGIDIIIDGHSHTLLETPVVINNVILAQAGEKAKNIGRIDLWIDGGRIVDWSGEVIPLTADIPEDPFIKMFADAFYQLGTEALNEVVGVTKVYLDGERAHVRSDETNLSNLITDGMIWKTGADVALMNGGGIRASIELGEITYRDILTVLPFGNTLYVLELTGKDIMDVLNYAATIPDGQGAKLHVAGLTAEIKGGKATNVKINGKPIDLKKTYKVVTNNYVAAGGDGYTMLKGKPGYDTYFRDADALREYIAHLGTIEDYTSEERLIELDQVK; from the coding sequence ATGAAAAGAGTCTTAGGTGTTTTAGTAGTTATGATTTTGGCTTTATCGGTATTTGCCGGGCCTAACCATTTGGTAATTTTTCACATGAACGATACCCATGGACATGTGTGGGGAACGGATGATGGTGGAGGATTTGCCAGGGCAGCTACCCTGATAAACCAAGCAAGAGAAGAAGTGGCTAAAGAAGGCGGAGAAGTGCTTTTTCTACATGCTGGAGATGTAAACACAGGGATTCCGGAATCTGATCAGTTGGATGCAGTTCCCGACTTTTTGGTGTTACATTACATGGGTTTGGATGCTATGGTTTTGGGCAATCATGAATTTGACAAACCTTTTGAAGTCCTTGAGAAACAGTATAAAGTAGCACAATTTCCATTCTTAGGGGCAAATTTTGTCAATGAAAAAAGTGAAAGACCGGTTTTTGAACCGTATGTCATAAAAGATTACGGGGAATTCTCTGTTGGAATAATTGGTCTTGTTACAGAACAAACGAATGTTTTAGAACCAATTTATTTAGGCGAGAACACAATTATAGATGCAGAAGAGACTTTAATTAAATATCTCCCAATTGTTCAAGAAAAAGCTGATATTGTTGTAGTCCTTGGGCACTTAGGATATCATGTAGATGGGGAAAGGCCTAACTTGTCTGTTGAGTTCACTACTTCAGATGAGTTGGCTGAAAATGTATCTGGAATTGATATTATCATTGACGGACATTCTCACACCTTGTTAGAAACTCCTGTAGTAATCAATAATGTTATATTAGCGCAAGCTGGCGAGAAAGCGAAGAATATCGGAAGAATAGATTTATGGATTGATGGTGGTAGGATAGTAGATTGGAGTGGAGAAGTAATTCCACTCACAGCTGATATCCCAGAAGACCCTTTCATAAAAATGTTCGCAGATGCTTTTTATCAACTCGGAACGGAGGCTCTGAATGAGGTTGTTGGAGTAACAAAAGTATATCTTGATGGAGAACGTGCCCATGTTAGAAGTGATGAAACGAATCTGAGTAACCTTATAACAGATGGTATGATTTGGAAAACCGGCGCGGATGTTGCTTTAATGAACGGTGGTGGAATAAGAGCCTCAATTGAGTTAGGAGAAATAACCTACAGAGACATTTTGACTGTTTTACCTTTTGGAAATACATTGTACGTTTTAGAATTGACTGGGAAAGATATAATGGATGTTTTAAATTATGCAGCTACAATTCCTGATGGCCAGGGAGCTAAGTTACATGTTGCAGGGCTAACAGCAGAAATAAAAGGTGGAAAAGCTACAAACGTAAAAATAAACGGTAAACCTATAGATTTGAAAAAAACCTATAAAGTTGTCACCAACAACTATGTAGCTGCAGGCGGAGACGGTTACACTATGCTTAAAGGTAAACCTGGTTACGATACATACTTTAGAGATGCGGATGCTTTACGTGAATACATTGCTCACTTGGGAACTATAGAAGATTACACTTCCGAAGAGAGATTGATAGAATTAGATCAAGTTAAGTGA
- the mutL gene encoding DNA mismatch repair endonuclease MutL produces the protein MRIKVLNPEVVMKIAAGEVVSGPSSVVKELVENSLDALANNISVEILNGGKSLISVDDNGIGMEEEELELSILPHTTSKIFSIEDLYKLKTFGFRGEALSSISRVSRMKITSKPPEKEVGTMLDILGGKIIEKKRVNSSDGTKIEIMDLFFNIPARRKFLKSDSAEGRYVTEIIEKFAFTNNINLTYIRDHKEIYKFSSDMDLITKCLKIYPELKRDDLIEIEHNDSLCKISGVISQPKVGRNNRTAQHFFVNNRYIKAASLYSVLEKGYGEMLEKSVHPYGIIFIEIPPDMVDVNVHPQKLEVKFTDEQMVASLLKKVVRESLKKNTHFTMEFISSSDTPATNNENSSFPFQNLYNKKESSQKVEFSQNTTNTDYLQNMDEFFNSSEIEDLQEPYTHFDNNYKLYEPSKTFDFKGFEYQKNQTFTPVKKIDSVEKLRILGIVAERYLVVEGEDKLILIDFHGAHERYIYEILKENLYGNGGLTSDLLLTPLKISLDEVRRGIILDNKDHLEKLGIKLEEEDKEIILKGLPSLLKIEDAEKLIFEIADNLRISNFDQQSNILDKNLATMACRAAVKTKDNPTGMETLLNNIFEKKLLTCPHGRPIMIQITFKTLDKYFGRI, from the coding sequence ATGAGAATAAAAGTACTTAATCCTGAAGTGGTAATGAAAATAGCGGCAGGAGAGGTTGTATCTGGGCCAAGCTCAGTAGTTAAAGAATTGGTAGAAAACTCTTTAGATGCGCTAGCAAATAATATCTCTGTTGAAATACTTAACGGTGGCAAATCGTTAATAAGCGTAGATGATAACGGAATTGGAATGGAAGAAGAAGAATTAGAATTATCTATACTTCCTCATACCACAAGCAAAATTTTCTCCATTGAGGATCTTTATAAACTAAAAACATTTGGTTTTAGAGGTGAGGCACTCTCTTCCATTTCAAGGGTTTCTAGAATGAAAATTACTTCTAAACCACCTGAAAAAGAAGTTGGAACAATGTTAGATATATTAGGCGGAAAAATAATAGAAAAAAAGAGAGTTAATTCATCAGATGGAACCAAAATAGAGATTATGGATCTTTTTTTCAACATTCCTGCGCGCAGAAAATTTCTCAAAAGTGATTCTGCAGAAGGAAGATACGTGACAGAGATTATAGAAAAATTTGCTTTCACCAACAACATTAACTTAACATACATCAGAGACCACAAAGAAATCTACAAATTTTCTTCAGATATGGATCTCATTACAAAATGTTTAAAAATATATCCTGAGTTAAAAAGAGATGATCTCATTGAAATTGAACACAACGACTCATTGTGCAAAATATCTGGAGTTATTTCACAACCAAAAGTTGGAAGAAATAACAGAACCGCCCAACATTTTTTTGTAAACAACAGATACATTAAGGCAGCCTCACTCTACTCCGTTTTGGAAAAAGGTTATGGAGAGATGTTAGAAAAATCTGTTCATCCTTATGGAATAATATTCATAGAAATACCCCCAGATATGGTAGATGTAAATGTCCATCCTCAAAAATTGGAAGTAAAATTCACTGACGAACAGATGGTAGCTTCTTTACTGAAAAAAGTTGTCAGAGAGTCCCTGAAGAAGAATACTCATTTTACCATGGAATTCATAAGTAGTAGCGATACCCCTGCTACAAATAACGAAAATTCTTCGTTTCCTTTTCAAAACTTATACAACAAGAAAGAAAGTTCACAAAAAGTGGAATTTTCACAAAACACTACAAATACAGATTATTTGCAAAATATGGACGAATTTTTCAATAGCTCTGAAATAGAAGATCTCCAAGAACCTTATACCCATTTTGATAATAATTATAAACTTTATGAACCATCAAAAACCTTTGATTTTAAAGGTTTTGAATATCAAAAGAATCAGACGTTTACACCTGTTAAGAAAATTGATTCTGTTGAAAAATTAAGAATTTTGGGCATAGTTGCTGAAAGATATCTCGTCGTAGAAGGGGAAGACAAATTAATATTAATAGATTTTCATGGTGCTCATGAACGTTATATATACGAAATTTTAAAGGAAAACCTATACGGAAATGGCGGACTTACTTCTGACCTTCTACTTACTCCGCTTAAGATATCTTTAGACGAAGTAAGAAGAGGGATAATTTTAGATAACAAAGATCACCTAGAAAAATTGGGTATAAAATTGGAAGAAGAAGATAAAGAAATTATCTTGAAAGGGCTCCCTTCCCTTTTGAAGATTGAAGACGCCGAAAAATTAATATTTGAGATAGCCGATAATCTGAGAATATCAAATTTTGATCAACAATCAAACATACTTGATAAAAACCTAGCTACTATGGCGTGTAGAGCGGCTGTAAAAACTAAGGATAACCCTACAGGAATGGAGACACTTTTAAACAACATTTTTGAAAAAAAATTACTAACTTGCCCACATGGTAGGCCAATAATGATTCAAATCACATTTAAAACCCTAGATAAATACTTTGGAAGAATCTAA
- a CDS encoding glycosyltransferase has protein sequence MNIGMFSDTYLPQKNGVATAIKLYKDEMENRGHNVYLFVPKYKFDYKRNDDKIFEFPAVKFLFEKEQRIALPFSPEIFKIKELNLDIIHSHDPFSMGILARIVSRMLKLKHVATHHTMYDYYLHYLPPIVRPQPEFVQKLIKNWCLKTDKIIAPTDNIKETLVEYGVPSEHIVTIPTGIDLDSFDKPISWDLKKEYPQIEDDDRLLLFVGRLGKEKNISFLLKVFKKVLLEETKVKFVIVGGGSEKEALEKIAIELNIADNVIFTGPQSREKVIDAYKQAYLFIFASYTETQGLVILESMAAGTPVVALGKLGVYDILSQEGTGGIMVKDLNEEDFSHEILKLLKNSSSYEELKLKAKTFVKNNYSIEKCVDMILELYKEEIVTA, from the coding sequence TTGAATATAGGAATGTTTTCCGATACTTATTTACCACAGAAAAATGGAGTTGCTACCGCTATAAAACTCTATAAGGATGAAATGGAAAACCGGGGCCACAATGTGTATCTATTTGTTCCAAAATATAAATTTGATTATAAAAGAAACGATGATAAAATCTTTGAATTTCCGGCTGTTAAGTTTCTCTTTGAGAAAGAGCAGAGGATTGCACTACCTTTTTCTCCAGAAATTTTTAAAATTAAAGAGTTAAACTTGGACATAATACATTCTCATGATCCTTTTTCTATGGGGATTCTTGCAAGAATTGTTTCACGCATGTTAAAGTTAAAACACGTAGCAACTCACCATACCATGTATGACTACTATTTGCACTATCTACCACCGATAGTTAGACCACAGCCTGAATTTGTTCAAAAGCTTATAAAAAATTGGTGTTTAAAAACGGATAAAATAATTGCTCCTACCGACAATATAAAGGAGACACTCGTTGAATATGGTGTACCTTCCGAACATATTGTGACTATTCCAACTGGGATAGACCTAGATTCTTTTGATAAACCTATTAGCTGGGATTTGAAAAAAGAATATCCACAAATAGAAGATGATGACAGATTGCTTCTATTTGTAGGTAGGTTGGGGAAGGAAAAGAACATAAGTTTCCTTTTGAAGGTGTTTAAAAAAGTACTGTTGGAAGAAACAAAGGTAAAATTCGTTATTGTTGGTGGAGGGTCGGAAAAAGAAGCGTTAGAAAAGATAGCTATTGAGCTAAACATAGCTGATAATGTTATTTTTACAGGACCTCAGTCAAGGGAAAAGGTAATAGATGCGTACAAACAAGCTTATTTATTTATTTTTGCTTCGTACACTGAAACACAGGGATTAGTTATTCTAGAATCGATGGCTGCGGGTACGCCGGTAGTCGCTTTGGGTAAATTAGGTGTTTATGATATACTTTCTCAAGAAGGCACAGGTGGAATTATGGTCAAGGATTTAAATGAAGAAGATTTCTCTCATGAAATACTTAAACTATTGAAAAATTCATCATCATACGAAGAGTTAAAACTGAAAGCTAAAACCTTTGTGAAAAATAATTATTCCATTGAAAAGTGTGTAGATATGATTTTGGAACTATATAAAGAGGAGATAGTAACTGCATGA
- a CDS encoding Mini-ribonuclease 3 has translation MKEFEKIINLQLADLREIPIENFSYIGDAVIGLIYKVKLLEDGRIKTRDLYEKTKDFLSAKAHSKFVDMVYDYLTPTEMQYYKRAENSNGAKKRGNDNDYRKSTGFEAVIGYLFLTKSYSRINELLGVIDNCIYMEKTY, from the coding sequence ATGAAAGAATTCGAGAAAATTATAAATCTCCAACTTGCGGATCTTCGTGAAATACCGATCGAGAACTTTTCCTACATTGGAGATGCTGTGATAGGTTTGATCTACAAGGTTAAATTGTTGGAGGATGGAAGGATAAAGACAAGAGATCTTTATGAAAAGACAAAAGATTTCTTAAGTGCAAAAGCTCATTCTAAGTTTGTTGATATGGTGTATGACTATTTAACTCCGACAGAAATGCAGTATTACAAACGTGCGGAAAATTCAAATGGCGCTAAGAAAAGAGGTAATGACAACGATTATAGGAAATCTACAGGATTTGAAGCAGTTATTGGATACCTTTTTTTGACTAAAAGTTACTCAAGAATCAATGAATTATTAGGAGTGATCGATAATTGTATCTATATGGAAAAAACATATTAA